In the genome of Neofelis nebulosa isolate mNeoNeb1 chromosome 6, mNeoNeb1.pri, whole genome shotgun sequence, one region contains:
- the CNR1 gene encoding cannabinoid receptor 1, translated as MKSILDGLADTTFRTITTDLLYVGSNDIQYEDIKGDMASKLGYFPQKFPLTSFRGSPFQEKMTAGDNSQLVPADQVNITEFYNKSLSSYKENEENIQCGENFMDMECFMILNPSQQLAIAVLSLTLGTFTVLENLLVLCVILHSRSLRCRPSYHFIGSLAVADLLGSVIFVYSFVDFHVFHRKDSPNVFLFKLGGVTASFTASVGSLFLTAIDRYISIHRPLAYKRIVTRPKAVVAFCLMWTIAIVIAVLPLLGWNCKKLQSVCSDIFPLIDETYLMFWIGVTSVLLLFIVYAYMYILWKAHSHAVRMIQRGTQKSIIIHTSEDGKVQVTRPDQARMDIRLAKTLVLILVVLIICWGPLLAIMVYDVFGKMNKLIKTVFAFCSMLCLLNSTVNPIIYALRSKDLRHAFRSMFPSCEGTAQPLDNSMGDSDCLHKHANNTASVHRAAESCIKSTVKIAKVTMSVSTDTSAEAL; from the coding sequence ATGAAGTCTATCCTAGATGGCCTTGCTGATACCACCTTCCGCACCATCACAACAGACCTCCTCTACGTGGGCTCCAATGACATTCAGTACGAAGATATCAAAGGTGACATGGCATCCAAATTAGGGTACTTCCCACAGAAATTTCCTTTAACTTCCTTTAGGGGAAGTCCCTTCCAAGAAAAGATGACTGCAGGAGACAACTCCCAGTTAGTCCCGGCAGACCAGGTGAACATCACCGAATTTTACAACAAATCCCTTTCATCCTACAAGGAGAATGAGGAGAACATCCAGTGTGGGGAGAACTTCATGGACATGGAGTGCTTCATGATTCTGAACCCCAGCCAGCAGCTGGCCATCGCCGTCTTGTCCCTCACACTGGGCACCTTTACGGTTCTGGAGAACCTGCTGGTGCTGTGTGTCATCCTTCACTCCCGTAGCCTTCGCTGCCGGCCCTCTTACCACTTCATCGGCAGCCTGGCAGTGGCCGACCTCCTGGGCAGCGTCATTTTTGTCTACAGCTTTGTTGACTTCCACGTGTTCCACCGCAAAGATAGCCCCAATGTGTTTCTTTTCAAACTCGGTGGGGTCACCGCCTCCTTCACGGCCTCAGTAGGCAGCCTGTTCCTCACGGCCATTGACAGGTACATATCTATTCACAGGCCCCTGGCTTATAAGAGGATTGTCACCAGGCCCAAGGCCGTGGTGGCATTTTGCCTGATGTGGACCATAGCAATTGTGATTGCTGTGCTGCCTCTCCTGGGCTGGAACTGCAAGAAGCTGCAGTCTGTTTGCTCAGACATTTTCCCGCTCATTGATGAAACCTACCTGATGTTCTGGATCGGGGTCACCAGTGTGCTGCTGCTGTTTATCGTGTACGCATACATGTATATTCTCTGGAAGGCTCACAGCCACGCGGTCCGCATGATTCAGCGCGGCACCCAGAAGAGCATCATCATCCACACGTCAGAGGACGGCAAGGTGCAGGTGACACGGCCCGACCAAGCCCGCATGGACATCAGGTTGGCCAAGACCCTGGTTCTGATCCTTGTGGTTTTAATCATCTGCTGGGGCCCTCTGCTTGCGATTATGGTGTATGATGTCTTTGGGAAGATGAACAAGCTCATTAAGACGGTGTTTGCCTTCTGCAGTATGCTGTGCCTGTTGAATTCCACCGTGAACCCCATCATCTACGCTCTGAGGAGCAAGGACCTGAGACATGCTTTCCGGAGTATGTTCCCCTCGTGTGAAGGCACCGCACAGCCTCTTGATAACAGCATGGGGGACTCGGACTGCCTGCACAAGCACGCCAACAACACAGCCAGTGTTCACAGGGCCGCGGAGAGCTGCATCAAGAGCACGGTCAAGATTGCCAAGGTGACCATGTCTGTGTCCACAGACACGTCTGCCGAGGCTCTGTGA